One window of Thermocoleostomius sinensis A174 genomic DNA carries:
- a CDS encoding sodium:solute symporter family protein: MSNTILFWGIIAFLLATLGVGVYASKQIKGDSVNYLVAGRGLVLPLAAATLMAQSVDSNATLGNTDLVAEFGFWAGASLPLGLALCLFLTAIFYAKPLNRMNLITLPDFYRVKYGRMTEFVASIIMVLSFSFLLAGNLVAGGYLFQTFLGTSYTAGVVFIALIVFIYTASGGLFAVAYTDAIQVAIAFLGSILLIGFVALAFGLNIPADTGPLAFGQLTNPEQGALINWATLLALGLGDIVAIDFMARVFAAESPETAQRACFIGSLGTVIIGVPFSIIALSASQILDQAGVVADGPLLFAMIRDIVPPVIGLIVIAAILSASLSTADGAILGTSSVIAHNIIGIRHTDHGAGGDRLLALTRTMAVVITLLGIFFALRVPQTGVLLLLAFDLGFAGLLVPLTGGLFWPKATREGALACIIVGSVTRLILFMLMPTTFGIDNTLLYIPNTLFTPDFDGIPTLVSPLIGLAVFLIVSNKTYRGLRAEDPETARELQRL, from the coding sequence ATGTCTAATACAATTCTTTTCTGGGGAATCATTGCATTCCTTTTGGCAACGCTTGGTGTTGGCGTTTATGCTTCAAAGCAAATCAAAGGAGATAGCGTTAATTATTTAGTGGCAGGACGAGGCTTAGTGCTACCGTTGGCGGCAGCAACTCTAATGGCGCAATCGGTCGATTCTAACGCTACGTTGGGAAATACGGATTTAGTCGCTGAATTCGGGTTTTGGGCTGGAGCCTCATTGCCGCTGGGGTTGGCGCTTTGCTTATTTTTAACTGCCATATTCTATGCAAAGCCGTTGAACCGCATGAACTTGATCACGCTACCTGATTTTTATCGGGTAAAGTATGGTCGCATGACAGAGTTTGTTGCTTCAATCATTATGGTATTAAGCTTCTCGTTCTTACTGGCGGGAAACTTAGTAGCAGGTGGATATTTGTTTCAAACCTTTTTGGGAACTAGCTACACAGCGGGCGTAGTGTTTATTGCGCTGATTGTGTTCATCTACACGGCTAGCGGCGGCTTGTTTGCTGTGGCTTATACAGATGCAATTCAGGTGGCGATCGCATTTTTGGGTTCTATCCTGCTAATTGGGTTTGTTGCCCTAGCATTTGGACTCAATATTCCGGCGGATACCGGGCCATTGGCGTTCGGACAACTGACCAACCCTGAGCAAGGTGCGTTGATTAATTGGGCCACCCTATTAGCCTTAGGGCTGGGTGATATTGTGGCAATCGATTTTATGGCGCGAGTTTTTGCAGCAGAAAGCCCCGAAACAGCACAGCGGGCTTGTTTTATCGGTTCGCTTGGAACGGTAATCATTGGCGTTCCCTTTTCCATCATTGCTCTGTCTGCATCTCAAATTTTGGATCAGGCCGGAGTCGTAGCAGATGGGCCATTACTTTTCGCCATGATTCGAGATATTGTTCCTCCCGTGATTGGGCTAATTGTGATTGCTGCTATCCTCTCTGCGTCATTATCAACGGCTGATGGTGCAATTCTAGGTACTTCCTCGGTCATTGCTCACAATATCATCGGCATTCGCCATACTGATCATGGCGCAGGAGGCGATCGCTTGCTAGCTCTAACTCGCACGATGGCCGTTGTCATTACCTTACTTGGTATTTTCTTCGCGCTGCGGGTTCCTCAAACTGGTGTCTTATTGTTGTTAGCGTTTGATTTAGGCTTTGCGGGTTTATTAGTTCCACTGACAGGAGGGTTATTCTGGCCCAAAGCCACTCGAGAAGGAGCATTGGCTTGTATTATTGTTGGCTCTGTTACACGGTTAATATTGTTCATGCTGATGCCAACCACCTTTGGAATCGATAACACGTTGCTATACATTCCAAACACCCTCTTTACGCCTGACTTTGATGGCATTCCGACGCTAGTTAGTCCACTAATTGGGCTAGCTGTATTTCTAATTGTTTCAAACAAAACTTACCGAGGCTTACGTGCCGAAGATCCAGAAACGGCGCGGGAGTTGCAGCGGCTTTAG
- a CDS encoding M16 family metallopeptidase: MKIRPSLLLGLFLTCLMGAIALSDLPSSASIPTLFNTSANPPLTVSSDTAVASSISITDGARKTVLDNGLTILTKEVHTAPVVSVQVWYRVGSRNEPPGENGISHQLEHMMFKGTADRPIQFGRFFSALGSQSNAFTSYDMTAYYGTVERDKLEAMLVLEADRMVNSLIDESGLESEKRVVISELQGYENSPDYRLSRAVTRAAFPEHPYGLPVGGTKADVQSFTVDAVQRYYETYYTPDNAVLIITGDFDTETVLAQIEDLFGEIPKRTGDAPSAGVIPAPPEARQAPIVLREPGSAALLNAVYPLVDIQHPDVPAIDLMDTVLSVGRSSRLYQALVETGLASNAGTYASAMIEPGWYDLFVTAAPGQSLEAIDEVVLQTIEVLRQQGITPEELERAKTQLKTFFVLSSQDITSQANQLGYFEIVAGDYQYGDRYLAAIEQVTAEDVQRVAQTYLDPAKRTLGFFEPTQLDGAPEVQGDGRTTQTMEKFDPGEPVDPAEVARYLPPIPDTTDSSTQVLPEKFTLNNGLEVVLLPDSSNPIVNLSGWVEAGSGFDAIDQAGLASLTADNLLNGTETNDALTIAKTLEDQGAELLFSSRREGVSINGYALNENLPLLVQTLADVLQNATFPADQLELSRQRALSQLQVELDDPEQLSWRVFRQTVYPEGHPFYSVPTEASLMQITQADVMNFYQTYYRPDTTVLSLVGDFESNQVKALLSEAFGEWKAEGDRPELVYSEVSLPPSTRRLNQVIPGKAEAVTFMGYGSALSRQDPRFYAALVLNQIVGGDVLSSRLGSEIRDRLGLTYGIYSFFQAGQHPGPFAIVMQTSPNDVDRAIDSTLAVLRQLREQGVTTTEIDTAKRSLISSYSVDLSAPPVLVSEILFNDVYGLGLEEIREFPTKIEAVTPDQIQQVLDDLIRPDNFVIVTSGPARGAIDVGT, translated from the coding sequence ATGAAAATTCGTCCCTCCCTATTACTGGGCTTGTTTCTCACCTGCTTGATGGGTGCGATCGCCCTGTCTGACCTGCCTTCCAGTGCCTCTATCCCAACACTGTTCAACACATCGGCTAATCCACCGTTAACCGTATCGTCAGATACCGCTGTCGCTTCATCGATTTCAATTACCGACGGCGCTCGCAAAACGGTTCTTGATAACGGCTTAACCATATTGACCAAGGAAGTGCATACAGCCCCCGTGGTGAGTGTCCAGGTGTGGTATCGCGTCGGATCGCGCAACGAACCGCCTGGAGAAAACGGCATTTCCCATCAGTTGGAACACATGATGTTTAAAGGCACAGCCGATCGCCCGATTCAATTTGGGCGATTTTTTAGTGCTTTGGGCAGCCAGTCTAACGCTTTTACCAGTTATGACATGACGGCTTATTACGGCACGGTGGAACGTGACAAACTGGAAGCGATGCTGGTGTTGGAAGCCGATCGCATGGTGAATTCCCTGATTGATGAATCGGGGCTGGAAAGCGAGAAACGAGTGGTAATCTCAGAGCTACAGGGCTACGAAAACAGTCCTGACTATCGCTTGAGTCGCGCTGTCACGCGGGCTGCTTTTCCAGAACATCCCTATGGTTTACCCGTAGGTGGAACCAAGGCAGATGTGCAGAGCTTTACAGTCGATGCCGTTCAGCGCTACTACGAGACTTACTACACACCTGATAATGCAGTGCTGATTATCACGGGAGATTTTGATACAGAGACTGTATTAGCGCAGATTGAAGACTTGTTTGGAGAAATTCCTAAGCGCACTGGTGATGCTCCGTCCGCAGGTGTGATTCCGGCTCCACCCGAAGCCCGACAAGCTCCGATCGTGTTGCGCGAACCGGGTAGTGCGGCGTTGCTGAATGCGGTGTATCCATTAGTGGATATCCAGCATCCTGATGTACCCGCGATTGATCTGATGGATACAGTGTTGTCGGTGGGGCGCAGTTCCCGACTGTATCAAGCCTTAGTGGAAACCGGGTTAGCCAGCAATGCTGGAACCTATGCCTCGGCAATGATTGAACCAGGTTGGTATGATCTATTTGTAACAGCAGCTCCGGGACAATCTCTGGAGGCGATCGATGAAGTGGTGCTGCAAACCATTGAGGTGTTGCGGCAGCAGGGCATTACCCCCGAGGAACTGGAGCGGGCCAAAACGCAATTGAAAACTTTCTTTGTGTTATCGAGCCAAGATATTACCAGTCAGGCAAATCAGTTAGGATACTTTGAAATCGTAGCTGGCGATTATCAATACGGCGATCGCTATTTAGCAGCCATTGAGCAAGTCACCGCTGAGGATGTGCAACGGGTGGCGCAAACCTATCTCGATCCGGCAAAGCGCACACTGGGCTTCTTTGAACCGACACAATTAGACGGTGCTCCAGAGGTACAGGGCGATGGACGGACGACGCAAACAATGGAAAAGTTTGATCCGGGAGAACCCGTTGACCCAGCGGAAGTGGCTCGCTATTTGCCACCCATTCCAGATACAACTGACAGCAGCACTCAAGTATTGCCCGAAAAATTTACATTAAACAATGGTCTGGAAGTGGTGCTATTGCCAGATTCTAGCAATCCTATCGTCAATCTCAGCGGTTGGGTAGAGGCAGGAAGTGGATTTGATGCAATCGACCAAGCCGGATTAGCTAGCTTAACAGCCGATAATTTGCTCAACGGCACTGAAACTAACGATGCACTGACGATCGCCAAAACCTTAGAAGATCAGGGAGCCGAACTGCTCTTTAGTAGCCGTCGTGAAGGGGTTAGCATCAATGGCTATGCTTTGAATGAAAATTTGCCGTTGCTGGTGCAAACCTTGGCGGATGTGCTGCAAAACGCTACGTTTCCTGCCGATCAACTAGAACTCAGCCGTCAACGAGCGCTTTCTCAGCTACAAGTAGAACTCGATGATCCTGAACAATTGAGTTGGCGCGTTTTTCGACAAACCGTATACCCAGAAGGACATCCCTTCTACTCTGTGCCCACTGAAGCAAGTTTGATGCAGATCACGCAAGCAGATGTGATGAACTTCTACCAAACTTATTACCGCCCTGATACTACGGTACTGTCACTGGTGGGTGATTTTGAGTCGAACCAAGTTAAAGCTTTATTAAGTGAAGCATTTGGGGAATGGAAAGCAGAAGGCGATCGTCCTGAATTAGTGTATTCGGAGGTGTCTTTACCACCATCGACAAGACGATTAAACCAGGTGATTCCAGGCAAAGCTGAAGCGGTGACATTCATGGGGTATGGTAGCGCTTTGAGTCGTCAAGATCCGCGCTTCTATGCTGCTTTGGTGCTGAATCAAATTGTTGGAGGGGATGTGTTGTCTAGCCGTTTGGGTAGCGAAATTCGCGATCGATTGGGGCTGACCTATGGTATCTACAGTTTCTTCCAAGCAGGGCAACATCCTGGACCCTTTGCCATTGTCATGCAAACCTCTCCCAATGATGTGGATCGAGCCATTGACAGCACCCTAGCGGTTTTACGACAATTGCGCGAACAGGGCGTAACAACGACAGAAATTGACACGGCTAAGCGATCGCTGATCAGCAGCTACTCGGTAGATTTATCTGCGCCGCCCGTGCTAGTTTCGGAAATTCTTTTTAACGATGTCTACGGACTGGGATTAGAAGAAATTCGTGAGTTTCCTACCAAAATTGAAGCTGTTACCCCCGATCAAATTCAGCAAGTGCTAGACGACCTGATTCGCCCCGATAACTTTGTGATTGTCACCTCTGGTCCGGCCAGAGGTGCGATCGATGTAGGCACCTAA
- the hypB gene encoding hydrogenase nickel incorporation protein HypB has translation MHQTFDAALEINLLHANQQGADHNRSHFDEWGITCLNVMSSPGAGKTALLERTLAELNHELRMAVIEGDMTTELDADRLRQYNVPVIAINTGRSCHLDARMVAGGIHQFAHQYNPSDFDLVFVENVGNLVCPAKFEVGEHAKVALLSVTEGEDKPLKYPVMFQEADCLLITKLDLAPYLDVKLDRIVENVRQMNSHVTIIPVSAKTGEGLSQWFDWIRSSLSHYTMQNLPISASMSLGG, from the coding sequence ATCGATCGCATTTTGATGAATGGGGAATTACCTGTTTGAATGTCATGAGTAGTCCTGGTGCTGGAAAAACAGCCCTGTTAGAGAGAACATTAGCTGAACTGAATCATGAATTAAGAATGGCGGTAATTGAAGGCGATATGACAACTGAATTAGACGCCGATCGCCTACGTCAATACAATGTTCCAGTGATTGCCATTAACACCGGACGTTCCTGTCATTTGGATGCCAGAATGGTGGCAGGTGGAATTCATCAATTTGCCCATCAATACAATCCGTCGGACTTTGATTTGGTGTTTGTAGAAAATGTCGGCAATTTGGTTTGTCCGGCTAAGTTTGAGGTAGGTGAACACGCTAAAGTTGCACTACTCAGTGTTACGGAAGGGGAAGACAAGCCGCTGAAATATCCGGTGATGTTTCAAGAAGCAGATTGCCTGTTAATTACCAAATTGGATTTAGCCCCCTATTTGGATGTAAAGCTCGATCGCATTGTCGAAAATGTGCGTCAGATGAATTCCCACGTGACCATTATTCCCGTTTCTGCCAAAACTGGTGAAGGGTTAAGTCAGTGGTTCGATTGGATTCGATCGAGCTTGTCTCACTACACAATGCAAAATTTGCCAATTTCAGCCAGTATGTCATTAGGTGGTTAG
- the purM gene encoding phosphoribosylformylglycinamidine cyclo-ligase: protein MDYRQAGVDVEAGRAFVQRIRSLVESTHRPEVLGGLGGFSGFFQLPSGYREPVLVSGTDGVGTKLKLAHQCDYHTTVGIDLVAMCVNDVLTSGAEPLFFLDYLATGRLNPEQLAEVVSGIAEGCRMAGCALLGGETAEMPGFYQAGEYDLAGFCVGIVEKSEILDGSQVQVGDVAIGLASQGIHSNGYSLVRKIIEANGYSLDAIPSELGGKSLADELLTPTQIYVKPVLAARQAGLEIHGMAHITGGGLPENLPRCLASGQSIAVDASSWPIPPIFSWLAARGSVSPIDMFHTFNMGIGFVLLVPPNQVDRTIQWFAAQNLAAWTIGQVIAGTGELALVNL, encoded by the coding sequence ATGGACTATCGGCAAGCAGGTGTGGATGTAGAGGCAGGACGGGCGTTTGTGCAGCGAATTCGCAGCCTGGTGGAAAGTACTCATCGTCCGGAGGTGTTGGGTGGGTTGGGTGGCTTTAGTGGATTTTTTCAGTTACCTAGTGGCTATCGGGAGCCTGTGTTGGTGTCAGGAACCGATGGCGTGGGCACAAAACTGAAATTAGCACACCAGTGTGATTACCACACAACAGTTGGCATTGACCTGGTAGCGATGTGTGTTAACGATGTATTAACATCCGGAGCCGAACCGCTGTTTTTTTTGGATTATTTAGCAACAGGCAGACTGAACCCTGAGCAGTTAGCAGAAGTCGTCTCTGGTATTGCTGAAGGATGCCGCATGGCGGGATGTGCACTGCTGGGCGGAGAAACGGCAGAAATGCCAGGGTTTTATCAAGCGGGCGAGTATGATTTAGCAGGATTTTGTGTTGGAATTGTGGAAAAGAGCGAGATCCTAGATGGCTCGCAAGTGCAAGTAGGTGATGTGGCGATCGGGCTGGCAAGTCAAGGCATTCATAGCAACGGGTATAGCTTGGTGCGGAAAATCATTGAAGCCAATGGGTATTCACTGGATGCTATACCTTCTGAACTGGGGGGCAAATCGTTAGCTGATGAACTGCTCACCCCTACCCAGATTTATGTCAAACCTGTTTTGGCAGCGCGGCAAGCAGGACTGGAAATTCATGGCATGGCCCATATCACCGGAGGTGGGCTACCGGAAAATCTACCGAGATGTTTAGCGAGTGGCCAATCGATCGCGGTGGATGCTTCTTCTTGGCCAATACCACCGATTTTTTCCTGGCTTGCAGCGCGTGGTTCCGTCAGCCCGATCGACATGTTCCATACATTCAATATGGGCATTGGCTTTGTGTTGCTGGTTCCACCCAATCAAGTCGATCGCACGATTCAGTGGTTTGCCGCACAAAATCTGGCCGCTTGGACGATTGGACAAGTGATTGCCGGAACGGGTGAATTGGCGTTGGTGAATTTGTAG